One window of Triticum dicoccoides isolate Atlit2015 ecotype Zavitan chromosome 5A, WEW_v2.0, whole genome shotgun sequence genomic DNA carries:
- the LOC119301804 gene encoding RHOMBOID-like protein 10, chloroplastic, whose translation MAPWLLLPSFPWPPPPPPGSSSGRGGGGGGGDGGDWKPNVVTAIAGVHLGRSLRRRLAGLLSSPEVRSLDVLPRIGDIWFGGLQPLDTHHVLGALGNVCSASFVCSSAFFGGNRSGGRYVGSGNLQPRRPRGINSKKRLWTNVLLAVNILAYIAQIASQGKLIMWGAKVNSLIDRGEFWRLATSTILHGNLTHLAFNCFSLNSIGPTVELVTGPKRFLAVYFTSALAGSLMSYRYCQSPSVGASGAIFGLVGAYAVYTWRHRKLLGHGRESLEQIARVVILNMGMGLLSRGIDNWGHLGGLLGGVAAAWFLGPAWQNQYVAKDGRMVFKDRAPIHQLIGSKRSR comes from the exons ATGGCGCCGTGGCTGCTGCTCCCCTCCTTCCCGTGGCCTCCCCCGCCCCCTCCCGGCTCCTCCtctggccgcggcggcggaggcggtggaggcgACGGCGGAGACTGGAAGCCCAACGTCGTCACGGCCATCGCCGGCGTCCACCTCGGCCGCtccctccgccgtcgcctcgccggccTCCTCAGCTCGCCG GAGGTGCGGTCTCTTGATGTCTTACCGAGAATAGGCGACATTTGGTTTGGAGGATTACAGCCACTTGACACACACCACGTTCTTGGGGCGCTGGGAAATGTGTGCTCCGCATCGTTTGTTTGCAGTTCTGCTTTCTTCGGTGGGAATAGATCAGGTGGGAGATACGTCGGTAGCGGAAATTTGCAGCCCAGACGGCCTCGTGGGATCAATTCGAAGAAGAGGCTGTGGACTAATGTTCTTCTTGCTGTTAATATCCT GGCTTATATCGCTCAGATAGCATCGCAAGGAAAGCTTATTATGTGGGGAGCAAAG GTCAACAGCCTAATTGATAGAGGGGAATTTTGGCGTTTGGCTACATCAACAATTCTTCATGGAAATCTTACTCATCTTGCT TTCAATTGTTTTTCGTTGAATTCGATTGGCCCTACTGTGGAGCTCGTTACTGGTCCTAAAAGATTTCTTGCTGTTTATTTCACTTCCGCACTGGCAG GTTCACTAATGAGTTATCGCTATTGTCAATCACCTTCTGTTGGCGCATCAGGGGCCATTTTTGGACTG GTTGGTGCCTATGCTGTTTATACATGGAGGCACAGAAAGCTTTTGGGGCATGGAAGGGAAAGTTTAGAGCAGATCGCACGTGTAGTCATCTTAAACATG GGTATGGGTCTCCTTTCAAGGGGCATTGACAACTGGGGTCAT CTAGGAGGCTTGCTCGGGGGAGTGGCTGCGGCATGGTTTCTTGGTCCAGCTTGGCAAAACCAGTATGTAGCAAAGGATGGAAGAATGGTGTTCAAAGACAGGGCACCCATTCACCAGCTAATAGGCAGTAAAAGATCACGGTAA
- the LOC119301805 gene encoding inverted formin-2-like isoform X1 produces the protein MGKPVDVELGGAGGLAIAGGGGGGGGWGCGFAGAVGRSVSFRCVFVLALAVGVLVPALFLLLPSRPKGYLSSDPDVLAAEIQVGFTLEKPVSFLAAHMDRIGSDIFEEIGVPNSKVSIVSMHSLASKYSTRVVFGVLPYPKDASISLPALSVLRSSLIGMMLKQLNLSLTPSIFGYPSSIELLGFPGGITVVPAQSGSIWASTDPLFNFVLNNSIGQILGNLTELKNQLEFGLNLRSYERIYLQFRNEIGSSVEAPATIEASVLDGTSILLPYRLKQLAELIKEPDARNLGLNHSVFGKVKGVQLSSYLQHSISYLSPSPAPSPSPYPSPSPSPSTSVPPSLSPSGSVPYLAPPTSSPSPRASPPLPNHPPCFPCSDCNPFPPAGRPMLKPPCFGSGPKLPPFVHSPQPSAVPSPPVHKPYLPPAFPPIPGRVDPPHPLPSPNHVPNAVPGPTYQMMPIPSPPVPHFRHSIPPRKKRSGTTTKSPPIAPSPYSLLHS, from the exons ATGGGGAAGCCCGTCGATGTCGAGCTCGGCGGCGCGGGAGGCCTCGCGATcgccggcggaggaggaggagggggagggtgggGGTGCGGCTTCGCCGGCGCGGTCGGCCGCTCCGTCTCGTTCCGGTGCGTCTTCGTGCTCGCGCTCGCTGTCGGGGTCCTCGTCCCGGCGCTGTTCCTCCTCCTGCCCTCCCGCCCCAAGGGTTACCTCTCCAGCGACCCCGACGTTCTCGCCG CTGAAATCCAGGTTGGTTTCACGTTGGAAAAGCCAGTATCGTTCCTCGCTGCTCACATGGACAGAATAGGGAGTGACATATTTGAAGAGATTGGTGTACCTAATAGCAAG GTTTCCATTGTTTCGATGCACTCTTTAGCTTCTAAATACTCCACGCGTGTGGTTTTTGGTGTTCTTCCTTATCCAAAAGATGCTTCAATAAGTTTGCCGGCCCTTAGTGTACTGAGGTCATCCTTAATAGGGATGATGCTGAAGCAGCTGAACCTATCCTTGACACCATCAATTTTTGGTTATCCATCTTCCATCGAGTTGTTGGGATTCCCTGGAGGAATTACTGTTGTTCCTGCGCAATCTGGTTCTATATGGGCAAGCACAGACCCACTATTCAACTTTGTGCTGAACAACTCCATTGGTCAGATCTTGGGTAATCTTACAGAGCTAAAAAATCAATTGGAATTTGGATTGAACTTGAGGTCCTATGAG AGAATATACTTGCAGTTCAGGAATGAAATTGGTTCTTCAGTTGAAGCCCCAGCAACTATTGAGGCATCGGTGTTAGATGGGACTAGTATTCTGTTGCCATATAGATTGAAACAACTAGCTGAGCTAATCAAAGAACCTGACGCGAGGAACCTTGGGCTTAATCACTCTGTATTTGGTAAGGTAAAAGGAGTTCAGCTGTCATCGTATCTGCAACACTCAATCTCATATTTATCTCCTAGTCCAGCTCCTTCACCATCTCCATatccatccccctctccatcacctTCTACAAGTGTACCACCATCTTTGTCGCCATCTGGGAGTGTCCCGTACCTTGCACCCCCAACCTCTAGTCCCTCCCCTCGGGCTTCTCCCCCTTTACCAAACCACCCCCCTTGTTTTCCATGTTCTGACTGTAACCCCTTTCCTCCAGCTGGTAGGCCAATGTTAAAACCACCCTGCTTTGGTAGTGGCCCTAAGCTGCCTCCATTTGTGCATTCACCACAGCCATCTGCTGTTCCATCCCCCCCAGTTCATAAACCATACCTTCCTCCAGCATTTCCACCAATCCCTGGCCGTGTAGATCCTCCCCATCCCTTACCATCCCCCAATCATGTACCAAACGCAGTCCCTGGACCAACTTATCAAATGATGCCGATACCTTCACCCCCAGTGCCTCATTTTCGACATTCCATTCCTCCACGGAAGAAACGAAGTGGCACAACAACCAAGTCTCCTCCAATTGCTCCATCTCCGTATT CTCTCCTCCATTCCTGA
- the LOC119301805 gene encoding inverted formin-2-like isoform X2: MGKPVDVELGGAGGLAIAGGGGGGGGWGCGFAGAVGRSVSFRCVFVLALAVGVLVPALFLLLPSRPKGYLSSDPDVLAAEIQVGFTLEKPVSFLAAHMDRIGSDIFEEIGVPNSKVSIVSMHSLASKYSTRVVFGVLPYPKDASISLPALSVLRSSLIGMMLKQLNLSLTPSIFGYPSSIELLGFPGGITVVPAQSGSIWASTDPLFNFVLNNSIGQILGNLTELKNQLEFGLNLRSYERIYLQFRNEIGSSVEAPATIEASVLDGTSILLPYRLKQLAELIKEPDARNLGLNHSVFGKVKGVQLSSYLQHSISYLSPSPAPSPSPYPSPSPSPSTSVPPSLSPSGSVPYLAPPTSSPSPRASPPLPNHPPCFPCSDCNPFPPAGRPMLKPPCFGSGPKLPPFVHSPQPSAVPSPPVHKPYLPPAFPPIPGRVDPPHPLPSPNHVPNAVPGPTYQMMPIPSPPVPHFRHSIPPRKKRSGTTTKSPPIAPSPYCLVDI; this comes from the exons ATGGGGAAGCCCGTCGATGTCGAGCTCGGCGGCGCGGGAGGCCTCGCGATcgccggcggaggaggaggagggggagggtgggGGTGCGGCTTCGCCGGCGCGGTCGGCCGCTCCGTCTCGTTCCGGTGCGTCTTCGTGCTCGCGCTCGCTGTCGGGGTCCTCGTCCCGGCGCTGTTCCTCCTCCTGCCCTCCCGCCCCAAGGGTTACCTCTCCAGCGACCCCGACGTTCTCGCCG CTGAAATCCAGGTTGGTTTCACGTTGGAAAAGCCAGTATCGTTCCTCGCTGCTCACATGGACAGAATAGGGAGTGACATATTTGAAGAGATTGGTGTACCTAATAGCAAG GTTTCCATTGTTTCGATGCACTCTTTAGCTTCTAAATACTCCACGCGTGTGGTTTTTGGTGTTCTTCCTTATCCAAAAGATGCTTCAATAAGTTTGCCGGCCCTTAGTGTACTGAGGTCATCCTTAATAGGGATGATGCTGAAGCAGCTGAACCTATCCTTGACACCATCAATTTTTGGTTATCCATCTTCCATCGAGTTGTTGGGATTCCCTGGAGGAATTACTGTTGTTCCTGCGCAATCTGGTTCTATATGGGCAAGCACAGACCCACTATTCAACTTTGTGCTGAACAACTCCATTGGTCAGATCTTGGGTAATCTTACAGAGCTAAAAAATCAATTGGAATTTGGATTGAACTTGAGGTCCTATGAG AGAATATACTTGCAGTTCAGGAATGAAATTGGTTCTTCAGTTGAAGCCCCAGCAACTATTGAGGCATCGGTGTTAGATGGGACTAGTATTCTGTTGCCATATAGATTGAAACAACTAGCTGAGCTAATCAAAGAACCTGACGCGAGGAACCTTGGGCTTAATCACTCTGTATTTGGTAAGGTAAAAGGAGTTCAGCTGTCATCGTATCTGCAACACTCAATCTCATATTTATCTCCTAGTCCAGCTCCTTCACCATCTCCATatccatccccctctccatcacctTCTACAAGTGTACCACCATCTTTGTCGCCATCTGGGAGTGTCCCGTACCTTGCACCCCCAACCTCTAGTCCCTCCCCTCGGGCTTCTCCCCCTTTACCAAACCACCCCCCTTGTTTTCCATGTTCTGACTGTAACCCCTTTCCTCCAGCTGGTAGGCCAATGTTAAAACCACCCTGCTTTGGTAGTGGCCCTAAGCTGCCTCCATTTGTGCATTCACCACAGCCATCTGCTGTTCCATCCCCCCCAGTTCATAAACCATACCTTCCTCCAGCATTTCCACCAATCCCTGGCCGTGTAGATCCTCCCCATCCCTTACCATCCCCCAATCATGTACCAAACGCAGTCCCTGGACCAACTTATCAAATGATGCCGATACCTTCACCCCCAGTGCCTCATTTTCGACATTCCATTCCTCCACGGAAGAAACGAAGTGGCACAACAACCAAGTCTCCTCCAATTGCTCCATCTCCGTATT GTCTGGTGGACATTTGA